In the Micromonospora narathiwatensis genome, one interval contains:
- the fabG gene encoding 3-oxoacyl-[acyl-carrier-protein] reductase produces MEQRTALVTGGSRGIGRAVALRLADDGYDVAFCYRSGGEAAAETADAIKQRGVRCFHAPCDVADPEAVTEFVAAAEADLGPVEVLVNSAGIVRDKPLVLMPFADWAAVVDTNLTGTYNFCRSVVFGFMKRKRGTVINMSSVAGVYGNATQANYSASKGGINAMSRSLAKELGPYGIRVNVVAPGFIETDMTAALPEKARAKAVGMVPLRRLGQPTDVAELVSFLASDRAAYITGQVLQVDGGIVL; encoded by the coding sequence ATGGAGCAGCGCACCGCGCTGGTCACCGGCGGCTCGCGCGGCATCGGCCGCGCGGTGGCGCTGCGGCTGGCCGACGACGGGTACGACGTGGCGTTCTGCTACCGCAGCGGTGGCGAGGCGGCGGCGGAGACGGCCGACGCGATCAAGCAGCGGGGTGTCCGCTGCTTCCACGCCCCCTGCGACGTGGCCGACCCGGAGGCGGTGACGGAGTTCGTCGCCGCCGCCGAGGCGGACCTCGGCCCGGTGGAGGTGCTGGTCAACAGCGCCGGCATCGTCCGGGACAAGCCGCTGGTGCTGATGCCGTTCGCCGACTGGGCGGCGGTGGTGGACACCAACCTCACCGGCACCTACAACTTCTGCCGGTCGGTGGTGTTCGGCTTCATGAAGCGCAAGCGCGGCACGGTGATCAACATGTCCTCGGTCGCCGGGGTGTACGGCAACGCCACCCAGGCCAACTACTCGGCCAGCAAGGGCGGGATCAACGCGATGAGCCGCTCGCTGGCCAAGGAACTCGGCCCGTACGGGATCCGGGTGAACGTGGTGGCGCCCGGGTTCATCGAGACGGACATGACCGCCGCCCTGCCCGAGAAGGCCCGCGCGAAGGCCGTCGGGATGGTCCCGCTGCGCCGGCTCGGCCAGCCGACCGACGTCGCGGAGCTGGTCTCCTTCCTGGCCTCCGACCGGGCCGCGTACATCACCGGGCAGGTGTTGCAGGTCGACGGCGGGATCGTGCTCTGA
- a CDS encoding 3-hydroxyacyl-ACP dehydratase FabZ family protein: protein MSRSFAAPLDAVDEVEPGTDGVTATKRIVATDPYLEGHYPGFPIYPGVFTLESVFQAARRAVEAERGPDVGVSVAAVRSVRFKAPLLPGDVLTVSCRLSDDPDDPGRVRAVADCRRRDGAATAKVTLELRVGAGSADA, encoded by the coding sequence ATGAGCCGCAGTTTCGCCGCGCCACTGGACGCGGTCGACGAGGTGGAGCCCGGCACGGACGGGGTCACCGCGACCAAGCGGATCGTGGCCACCGACCCGTACCTGGAGGGGCACTACCCCGGCTTCCCCATCTACCCGGGGGTGTTCACGCTGGAGTCGGTCTTCCAGGCGGCCCGGCGGGCGGTCGAGGCCGAGCGCGGCCCGGACGTCGGGGTGTCGGTGGCCGCCGTGCGGTCGGTGCGGTTCAAGGCGCCGCTGCTCCCCGGTGACGTGCTCACCGTCTCCTGCCGGCTGAGCGACGACCCGGACGACCCGGGGCGGGTCCGGGCGGTCGCCGACTGCCGCCGCCGCGACGGCGCGGCCACCGCGAAGGTCACCCTGGAGCTGCGGGTGGGGGCGGGGTCGGCCGATGCTTGA
- a CDS encoding MbtH family protein, which produces MSSNPFENEEGRYVVLVNDEGQHSLWPSFVPVPDGWRTAFGEDSRQACLDHVEREWTDMRPKSLIAAMAADGTAADR; this is translated from the coding sequence ATGAGCAGCAACCCGTTCGAGAACGAGGAGGGCCGGTACGTGGTGCTGGTCAACGACGAGGGGCAGCACTCGCTGTGGCCGTCGTTCGTGCCGGTGCCCGACGGCTGGCGGACCGCCTTTGGCGAGGACAGCCGGCAGGCCTGCCTCGACCACGTCGAGCGCGAGTGGACCGACATGCGCCCGAAGAGCCTGATCGCCGCGATGGCCGCCGACGGCACCGCCGCGGACCGCTAG
- a CDS encoding 3-hydroxyacyl-ACP dehydratase FabZ family protein — MLEYADLTAILPHRHPILQVDRVLEVEPGRRIVAIKAVSGSEPCFAGLADGLPTAAYAYPASLIVESLGQAGAVLWMLSARATGETTEGTLVFGAARDFEFLGAAYPGDVMRHEVVVESLKPNSAVMRGETWVGERRIAVVGSMLAVARPDTELAAGPTG; from the coding sequence ATGCTTGAGTACGCCGACCTCACCGCGATCCTGCCGCACCGGCACCCGATCCTCCAGGTCGACCGGGTGCTCGAGGTGGAGCCCGGCCGCCGCATCGTGGCGATCAAGGCGGTCAGCGGCAGCGAGCCGTGCTTCGCCGGGCTCGCCGACGGCCTGCCGACGGCCGCGTACGCCTATCCGGCGTCGCTGATCGTGGAGTCGCTCGGGCAGGCCGGGGCGGTGCTGTGGATGCTCTCCGCCCGGGCCACCGGCGAGACCACGGAGGGCACCCTCGTGTTCGGCGCGGCCCGGGACTTCGAGTTCCTCGGCGCCGCGTACCCGGGCGACGTCATGCGCCACGAGGTGGTCGTGGAGTCGCTCAAGCCCAACAGCGCGGTCATGCGCGGCGAGACCTGGGTCGGTGAGCGGCGGATCGCCGTCGTCGGCTCGATGCTCGCGGTCGCCCGGCCGGACACCGAACTGGCCGCCGGGCCTACCGGCTGA
- a CDS encoding acyl carrier protein, translated as MTQVMSNRMNELREVVAEVLEVEPEEITETSHFVDDHDADSLRAIEILARLEKMYKIEIPQTELPKMENLRAVHDVVKQYAGWQD; from the coding sequence ATGACCCAGGTCATGAGCAACCGGATGAACGAGTTGCGCGAGGTCGTCGCCGAGGTGCTCGAGGTCGAGCCCGAGGAGATCACCGAGACCAGCCACTTCGTCGACGACCACGACGCGGACTCGCTGCGGGCCATCGAGATCCTGGCCCGGCTGGAGAAGATGTACAAGATCGAGATCCCGCAGACCGAGCTGCCCAAGATGGAGAACCTGCGCGCCGTCCACGACGTCGTCAAGCAGTACGCCGGCTGGCAGGACTG